A window of Martelella mediterranea DSM 17316 contains these coding sequences:
- a CDS encoding ornithine cyclodeaminase family protein: MQEIWIDYLNAIDAKALSLTDDEILSAVEQALADQGRGETVIEPRVHLVPESSDKGHFNVLRGYVKSLGFAGVKVVGDFVDNYKHGLPSELAVLNLFDPETGIPKAVIDATAITDMRTGAVTALGAKYLARKDSKILGHVGARGTSYWNVRLLNHLFDFDEIRVHSRRPESRNAFAERLERDLGKKIIVTDNWQDCLEGADIMIEASRLPEPTPLFKTEWVKKGAFVVPYGTMSALEFDLTDIMDKVVVDDWGQCGPGRPYGALRRHVDEGKVTAETLHAEIGEIVCGAKPGRESGEETILFWHRGLSTTDVALGAAMVEKAKVLGIGQRLRFA, encoded by the coding sequence ATGCAGGAAATCTGGATCGACTACCTCAACGCGATCGACGCGAAGGCGCTGTCGCTTACCGATGACGAGATCTTGTCAGCCGTCGAACAGGCGCTTGCCGACCAGGGCCGCGGCGAAACCGTGATCGAGCCGCGCGTGCATCTGGTGCCGGAAAGTTCCGACAAGGGGCATTTCAATGTGCTGCGCGGCTATGTGAAGTCGCTTGGCTTTGCCGGCGTCAAGGTGGTGGGCGATTTCGTGGACAACTACAAGCACGGCCTTCCCTCCGAACTCGCCGTGCTCAACCTGTTCGATCCCGAGACCGGCATTCCGAAAGCCGTGATTGATGCGACCGCGATTACCGACATGCGCACCGGCGCCGTTACCGCGCTCGGCGCCAAATATCTGGCGCGAAAGGACAGCAAGATCCTTGGCCATGTCGGCGCGCGCGGCACCTCCTACTGGAATGTCCGACTGCTCAACCATCTCTTCGATTTCGATGAGATCCGCGTCCATTCCCGGCGCCCGGAAAGCCGCAATGCCTTCGCGGAACGGCTGGAACGCGACCTCGGCAAGAAGATCATCGTCACCGACAACTGGCAGGACTGCCTGGAAGGCGCGGATATCATGATCGAGGCGAGCCGCCTGCCGGAGCCGACGCCGCTGTTCAAGACCGAATGGGTCAAGAAAGGAGCGTTCGTGGTGCCTTACGGCACGATGAGCGCGCTCGAATTCGACCTCACCGACATCATGGACAAGGTCGTCGTCGACGATTGGGGGCAGTGCGGGCCGGGTCGGCCTTACGGCGCGCTGCGTCGCCATGTCGATGAAGGCAAGGTGACGGCGGAAACTCTTCATGCCGAGATCGGCGAGATCGTTTGTGGCGCCAAGCCCGGTCGCGAGAGCGGGGAAGAAACCATCCTGTTCTGGCATCGCGGCCTTTCCACCACCGATGTCGCGCTTGGCGCGGCGATGGTGGAAAAGGCAAAGGTGCTCGGCATCGGCCAGCGCCTGCGCTTTGCCTGA
- a CDS encoding phosphate/phosphite/phosphonate ABC transporter substrate-binding protein encodes MGLIANTRMYNLTPPIRALFGALVMAVSEASGVVLDVIAHEAPRPLGDLWSRNDMGMVFMCSYPYAQRLPSARPQPLAAPVSTAEWAAGQPVYASRIVVRDESITHVEQLKAARWAWTVRDSQSGYNAPREFLAGLGVDGAVETVGPVITPAGVIDAVRDGKADAGAVDAYAWQLLEMHAPEMIKDLAVAATTAPAPFPMLVASASAPKEGIDKLRTALLALHETESGRTALAPLGLARFAMPDLAAVEALPGRARETDARLGARW; translated from the coding sequence ATGGGCCTGATCGCCAATACACGGATGTATAATCTGACGCCCCCGATCCGCGCGCTGTTCGGCGCGCTGGTCATGGCGGTGTCGGAGGCGTCCGGCGTTGTGCTTGATGTGATCGCCCACGAGGCTCCAAGGCCACTCGGGGATCTCTGGAGCCGCAACGATATGGGCATGGTGTTCATGTGCTCCTACCCTTATGCGCAACGCCTGCCCTCGGCCCGCCCGCAGCCGCTGGCGGCCCCGGTTTCCACCGCCGAATGGGCGGCGGGCCAGCCGGTCTATGCGAGCCGGATCGTGGTGCGTGATGAGAGCATTACACATGTCGAGCAACTGAAGGCAGCGCGCTGGGCCTGGACCGTGCGGGACTCGCAATCGGGCTACAACGCCCCGCGCGAATTCCTCGCCGGCCTCGGCGTTGATGGCGCGGTCGAAACGGTTGGCCCTGTCATCACGCCCGCCGGCGTCATTGACGCGGTGCGCGACGGCAAGGCAGATGCCGGGGCCGTCGATGCCTATGCCTGGCAGCTTCTCGAAATGCATGCGCCGGAGATGATCAAGGACCTCGCGGTTGCCGCGACCACGGCGCCAGCGCCATTTCCGATGCTGGTTGCCTCGGCTTCCGCACCGAAGGAAGGCATCGACAAGCTGCGGACCGCTTTGCTCGCGCTTCATGAAACCGAAAGCGGCAGGACGGCGCTCGCCCCGCTCGGGCTTGCCCGCTTCGCCATGCCCGATCTTGCCGCGGTTGAGGCCTTGCCCGGGCGGGCGCGCGAGACCGACGCCCGTCTTGGCGCGCGATGGTGA
- a CDS encoding ABC transporter ATP-binding protein, with the protein MITIEHVSKNYDDGGHLAVDNLDLTIETGTTVALIGPSGCGKTTTMRMINRLETPTTGRILINGEDVAKVDQKKLRRSIGYVIQQVGLFPHMTIERNIATVPRLLGWEKKKTDARIDELLDLVGLDPAVMRRRFPHELSGGQRQRVGFARALAAAPRIMLMDEPFGAIDPITRVRLQDEFREILKKVSKTVVMVTHDLDEAIKMGDRIAIMRDGKLLQYDTPADILARPANDFVRDFLGQDRHIKRLSLIEVHTVMSPPSAAGCGTEIGGDESLHTALALILGSDLPGIDVVDGTGRRIGYLARDTVFAAQA; encoded by the coding sequence ATGATTACCATCGAACACGTTTCCAAGAACTACGACGACGGCGGCCATCTGGCGGTCGACAATCTCGACCTCACAATCGAAACCGGTACCACCGTGGCGCTGATCGGACCCTCGGGCTGCGGCAAGACCACGACGATGCGGATGATCAACCGGCTGGAGACCCCGACCACCGGTCGCATCCTGATCAATGGCGAGGACGTCGCCAAGGTCGACCAGAAGAAGCTTCGGCGCAGCATCGGCTACGTCATTCAGCAGGTTGGACTGTTTCCGCACATGACGATCGAGCGAAATATCGCGACGGTTCCGCGGCTTCTTGGCTGGGAGAAGAAGAAGACCGATGCCCGGATCGACGAACTTCTGGACCTCGTCGGTCTTGATCCGGCCGTCATGCGCAGACGTTTCCCGCATGAACTATCAGGTGGCCAACGCCAGCGCGTTGGTTTTGCGCGCGCGCTGGCGGCAGCTCCGCGCATCATGCTGATGGATGAGCCCTTCGGCGCGATCGATCCGATCACGCGTGTCCGCCTGCAGGATGAGTTCCGCGAAATCCTCAAGAAGGTCAGCAAGACCGTCGTCATGGTTACGCATGACCTCGATGAGGCGATCAAGATGGGCGATAGGATCGCGATCATGCGTGACGGTAAGCTTTTGCAGTATGACACGCCAGCCGATATCCTTGCCCGGCCCGCCAATGATTTCGTTCGAGACTTCCTCGGCCAGGACCGCCACATAAAGCGGCTTAGTCTGATCGAGGTCCATACCGTAATGTCGCCGCCCTCCGCGGCCGGCTGCGGCACGGAAATCGGCGGCGATGAAAGCCTGCACACCGCGCTCGCGCTGATTCTTGGTTCGGACCTGCCGGGCATCGATGTCGTTGACGGAACCGGCCGGCGCATCGGCTATCTTGCCCGCGATACGGTGTTCGCCGCTCAGGCGTAG
- a CDS encoding glycine betaine ABC transporter substrate-binding protein: MKFASILTAALIAAAAAAPAKADPIKVGSKNFTEQYILGEIYAALLENAGYEVDRKINLGGTLIAHQALTTGEIDLYPEYTGTALSAVVKGEISSNPDAVYHTVQDYYADELGLVWLEPTGINNGYAIVVRQDTADEYTLATLSDLAGAAGDLIMGGGPEFPDRADGLPGLKVVYGIEFKEFKQFAKLGLRYDALLQGDIDVANGYATDWQIGAEGLVPLDDDKGLFPPYYVAPVVRAEVLEANPGMADVLNALAPHVDNAVMRKLNAEVEQNREEPEDVAKAYLEEIGLINN, encoded by the coding sequence ATGAAATTCGCATCCATCCTCACCGCTGCCCTGATCGCCGCAGCGGCGGCAGCACCGGCCAAGGCCGATCCGATCAAGGTTGGCTCCAAAAATTTCACCGAGCAGTATATTCTTGGCGAAATATATGCTGCGCTTCTGGAAAACGCCGGCTATGAGGTAGATCGCAAGATCAATCTCGGCGGCACGCTGATCGCTCACCAGGCGCTGACCACCGGCGAGATCGATCTCTATCCCGAATATACGGGCACGGCACTCAGCGCTGTCGTCAAGGGCGAGATCTCCTCTAATCCCGACGCTGTCTACCATACTGTGCAAGACTATTACGCCGATGAACTCGGCCTTGTCTGGCTTGAGCCGACTGGCATCAACAACGGGTATGCCATCGTCGTGCGCCAGGACACTGCCGATGAGTACACGCTTGCCACGCTTTCCGATCTTGCTGGAGCGGCTGGAGATCTCATCATGGGCGGCGGTCCGGAGTTTCCCGATCGTGCAGACGGCCTGCCGGGCCTGAAGGTCGTCTATGGCATCGAATTCAAGGAATTCAAGCAATTCGCCAAGCTCGGCCTGCGGTACGATGCGCTGCTGCAGGGCGATATCGACGTGGCCAACGGTTATGCGACCGACTGGCAGATCGGCGCCGAGGGACTTGTGCCGCTTGATGACGATAAGGGACTGTTCCCGCCTTATTACGTCGCCCCTGTCGTGCGCGCCGAGGTGCTCGAAGCCAATCCCGGCATGGCGGACGTGCTAAACGCGCTGGCGCCGCATGTCGACAATGCCGTGATGCGCAAGCTCAACGCCGAAGTCGAACAGAACCGCGAAGAACCCGAAGACGTCGCCAAGGCGTATCTCGAGGAAATCGGCCTTATCAACAATTGA
- a CDS encoding SRPBCC family protein, whose protein sequence is MNQLASVSKYAALRGGDTLVFNRDLPAEVDTVWSWLTEAKLRRQWLADGNMELAKGAGFELVWRNEQLSEPADQIGEPSDSEHSMQSAITEIDPGHLISFTWANTDGVTFTLEDKVGGTELKVVHKKLPDHNTLLSIAAGWHAHLDILVSRLRGETPVPFWDAWRQLKSDYEQRIAA, encoded by the coding sequence ATGAATCAGCTGGCTAGTGTCTCTAAATACGCCGCCCTGCGTGGGGGCGACACCCTGGTTTTCAACCGGGATCTGCCTGCCGAAGTCGACACCGTTTGGTCATGGCTTACTGAAGCTAAACTGCGCCGGCAGTGGCTTGCGGACGGCAATATGGAACTCGCCAAAGGTGCCGGGTTCGAGCTTGTCTGGCGAAACGAGCAGCTTTCCGAGCCCGCCGACCAAATCGGCGAACCGTCGGACAGCGAGCATAGCATGCAGTCCGCCATCACCGAGATCGACCCCGGCCATCTGATCTCCTTCACCTGGGCGAACACCGATGGCGTGACCTTCACGCTTGAAGACAAGGTTGGCGGAACCGAGCTCAAGGTGGTTCACAAGAAGCTGCCCGATCACAACACCCTTCTGAGCATTGCCGCTGGCTGGCACGCGCATCTCGACATTCTGGTTTCCCGCCTTCGCGGCGAGACGCCGGTGCCGTTCTGGGACGCCTGGCGTCAACTCAAGTCCGACTATGAACAGCGCATTGCAGCGTGA
- a CDS encoding dihydrofolate reductase family protein, whose product MRKLISGMKISLDGRMEGPDGYADWVTAWSEDYGLTPHIDACLLGAGMYPGYEQYWTAMQNAPNEPMPMTGELPTDEEVEWAKLIPGMPHYVLSSTLKSALWPNTRFLRSIDEIAELKREPGKDIYLVGGAQITSTLINAGLVDEVHLIVHPLLAGGGKGLFDRVDGRHALRLIDAKPVNGALVHLSYSFAE is encoded by the coding sequence ATGCGTAAACTGATCTCAGGGATGAAAATATCATTGGACGGCCGCATGGAGGGACCGGACGGCTACGCGGATTGGGTGACGGCGTGGTCCGAAGACTATGGCCTCACGCCGCATATCGACGCTTGCCTGCTGGGCGCCGGTATGTATCCCGGCTATGAGCAATATTGGACGGCGATGCAGAATGCGCCAAACGAGCCCATGCCGATGACCGGCGAACTGCCGACGGATGAAGAGGTCGAATGGGCCAAGCTCATACCGGGCATGCCTCACTATGTCCTGAGCTCGACCCTCAAGTCCGCGCTCTGGCCGAACACCCGATTTCTGCGCTCCATAGACGAAATTGCGGAACTCAAGCGAGAACCCGGCAAGGATATCTATCTTGTCGGCGGGGCTCAGATCACTTCAACGCTGATCAATGCCGGGCTGGTTGATGAAGTGCACCTCATTGTGCATCCACTGCTCGCCGGCGGCGGGAAGGGGCTTTTTGACAGGGTGGACGGTCGCCATGCACTACGCCTGATCGATGCAAAGCCGGTAAATGGAGCTCTAGTGCATCTGAGCTATTCCTTCGCCGAGTGA
- a CDS encoding glutaminyl-peptide cyclotransferase — MKKSKADIIRVLGPFPGSEQVHGVTFDGARIWFATGDGLHALDPNSGIVVHSHPVAAHAGTAFDGNHLYQISEDRILKIVPDTGEVVSTIPAPGGGGSGLAWSDGLLWVGQYLDRQIHQVDPETGAILRTIKSDRFVTGVTWTDNELWHGTWENEQSELRRVDPNTGKTLERVEMPEDTVVSGLEADGGDYFYCGGGPGGTIRVVRRPRTLPESKARDDDH; from the coding sequence ATGAAAAAATCGAAGGCTGACATTATTCGCGTATTGGGTCCGTTTCCGGGCTCGGAGCAGGTTCATGGCGTAACGTTTGACGGCGCCCGCATTTGGTTTGCCACCGGCGACGGACTCCATGCGCTTGATCCCAATAGCGGAATAGTAGTGCACTCCCATCCGGTTGCGGCGCATGCTGGCACCGCCTTTGATGGTAATCACCTCTATCAAATTTCCGAAGACCGAATTCTCAAGATCGTCCCCGACACTGGAGAAGTGGTTTCAACGATTCCTGCGCCGGGAGGCGGTGGCTCGGGCCTCGCGTGGAGCGACGGCCTGCTTTGGGTCGGGCAGTATCTTGATCGGCAGATCCACCAGGTCGATCCCGAAACCGGCGCCATTCTTCGCACGATCAAATCGGACCGGTTCGTCACAGGGGTTACCTGGACAGACAACGAGCTGTGGCATGGCACCTGGGAGAACGAGCAGAGCGAACTACGACGCGTGGATCCAAATACCGGCAAAACCTTGGAACGTGTGGAAATGCCCGAGGATACCGTCGTTTCAGGCCTGGAGGCTGACGGCGGAGACTACTTCTATTGCGGCGGCGGCCCTGGGGGAACCATCCGGGTTGTGCGCCGTCCGCGAACTCTTCCAGAGTCCAAAGCGCGCGATGATGACCATTGA
- the aac(3) gene encoding aminoglycoside 3-N-acetyltransferase has translation MKIAPIPATPNEIAQQLADLGVRSGDLLMVHASLKAVGPVLSGAGGLLQGLLSAIGPGGTVMGYAAWDRSPYEETLNGATLSEEERSNWPAFDPANANVYPGFGMFNAVLASQPGAKRSAHPDSSMVAIGPLAETLVSPHALGDAFGPRSPVDRFIALRGKVLLLGAPLDAVTVLHYAEAVADIPGKRRVRYEMPLLDADGHKVWQKTEEWDSNGILDCYAIEGEPDAVERITRDYVATRKPARGKVGNADCYLFAARDIVNFGIEWLERRHGASAR, from the coding sequence ATGAAAATTGCCCCAATACCGGCGACGCCGAATGAAATTGCGCAGCAACTTGCGGATCTTGGCGTGCGGTCCGGCGACCTGCTTATGGTACACGCCTCACTCAAGGCAGTTGGGCCCGTGCTCAGCGGTGCAGGCGGGCTATTGCAGGGCCTTTTGTCGGCCATCGGGCCGGGCGGGACGGTTATGGGCTATGCCGCGTGGGACCGCTCCCCTTACGAGGAGACGCTGAATGGTGCGACGCTCTCGGAGGAGGAGCGCTCGAACTGGCCCGCCTTTGATCCGGCCAACGCCAATGTCTATCCCGGCTTCGGAATGTTCAACGCGGTGCTCGCCAGCCAACCCGGTGCAAAGCGGAGCGCTCATCCCGATTCTTCCATGGTGGCAATCGGACCGCTGGCCGAAACCTTGGTGTCGCCGCACGCGCTGGGCGATGCGTTCGGACCCCGTTCCCCAGTTGACCGTTTCATTGCGCTTAGGGGCAAGGTTCTCCTCCTCGGAGCGCCTCTCGATGCTGTGACCGTTCTGCATTATGCCGAAGCTGTGGCCGACATCCCGGGCAAACGCCGGGTCCGCTACGAGATGCCGTTACTCGATGCTGATGGCCACAAAGTCTGGCAAAAAACCGAAGAGTGGGACAGCAACGGCATTCTCGACTGTTACGCAATTGAGGGCGAGCCCGATGCTGTGGAACGCATCACAAGGGATTATGTCGCGACGCGTAAGCCGGCTCGCGGCAAGGTTGGCAACGCCGACTGCTATCTCTTTGCGGCAAGGGATATCGTCAACTTCGGCATCGAGTGGCTGGAGCGGCGCCACGGTGCCTCTGCCCGGTGA
- a CDS encoding ABC transporter permease produces MIVIEAFQWIAENQSAFFSAFDRHLLLCFVSLTIALVIALPLGFKVAHSPAAAFAAINVAGSLRSIPSLAILAAAMPLLGIGLWPSVVALVVLAVPPLLLNTVIGIREIDGAILDAATGMGMGRREILWQIEMPLAVPSIIAGVRTSAIQVIGGAALASFIGGGGLGDFINAGIALMNMPRLLVGALPIAALAIFAELFFGWLERRLTNRR; encoded by the coding sequence ATGATCGTTATCGAAGCCTTTCAGTGGATCGCTGAAAACCAGTCAGCCTTCTTTTCCGCCTTCGACCGGCATCTTCTTCTGTGTTTCGTTTCGCTCACTATCGCGCTCGTGATCGCGCTGCCGCTCGGCTTCAAGGTGGCGCATTCGCCAGCGGCGGCCTTCGCCGCGATCAATGTTGCGGGTTCGCTGCGCTCGATCCCGAGCCTTGCCATCCTCGCCGCCGCCATGCCGCTGCTCGGCATAGGTCTTTGGCCCTCGGTGGTGGCGCTTGTGGTGCTGGCCGTGCCGCCGCTGCTGCTCAACACCGTAATCGGCATTCGAGAGATCGATGGCGCCATCCTCGATGCCGCGACCGGCATGGGCATGGGCCGGCGCGAAATCCTGTGGCAGATCGAAATGCCGCTCGCCGTGCCTTCGATCATCGCCGGGGTGCGCACGAGCGCGATCCAGGTGATTGGCGGCGCGGCGCTTGCCTCCTTCATCGGCGGCGGCGGACTTGGCGATTTCATCAATGCCGGCATCGCGCTGATGAACATGCCGCGCCTGCTCGTCGGCGCGCTTCCGATCGCAGCTCTAGCCATCTTTGCTGAACTGTTCTTCGGCTGGCTCGAACGCCGCCTCACCAACAGACGCTGA
- a CDS encoding ABC transporter permease yields MKWLPRHLDDVGEALLQHLYLVVVSVGIALAISLVIGIWTAHRPKTFNAALMITGVLFAIPSLALFALFIPVLGIGAAPAITGLSLYSLMILIRNIGLGFQSIPADVMEAAHGMGYGSFRRLWEVELPIALPFIVGGIRIATVTVIGIATVAAYINAGGLGAIIFQGIDQRFPEKIIVGGLLTSALALSADYALSALETRLRRRSGRPA; encoded by the coding sequence ATGAAATGGCTGCCACGACATCTCGACGACGTGGGGGAGGCGCTATTGCAGCATCTCTATCTCGTGGTCGTTTCGGTTGGCATCGCGCTCGCCATCTCGCTGGTGATCGGCATCTGGACGGCGCACAGGCCGAAGACCTTCAACGCCGCGCTGATGATCACCGGCGTGTTGTTCGCGATTCCGAGTCTTGCGCTGTTCGCGCTGTTCATTCCAGTGCTGGGCATCGGCGCGGCGCCCGCAATTACCGGGCTCTCGCTCTACTCGCTGATGATCCTGATCCGCAATATCGGCCTCGGTTTCCAGTCGATCCCCGCCGATGTCATGGAAGCGGCCCACGGCATGGGTTACGGCTCTTTTCGCAGGCTGTGGGAAGTGGAACTGCCGATCGCGCTTCCTTTCATCGTCGGTGGCATCCGGATCGCGACCGTAACCGTGATCGGCATTGCCACAGTCGCCGCCTACATCAATGCCGGCGGGCTTGGTGCAATCATCTTTCAGGGCATCGACCAGCGCTTTCCCGAAAAGATCATTGTCGGTGGGCTTCTGACGTCGGCGCTGGCGCTTTCGGCGGATTACGCGCTGTCTGCCCTTGAAACCCGGCTGCGGCGCAGAAGCGGGAGGCCCGCATGA